The region TCTAGCTTTGGTATGCGGAAAGCTATCTTTTTCAAAAAACAGTAATCTGTGGTCTAAATCATACTCTTGACCTGAATATATTAGTGGCATTCCTGGAGTTAAATAACTTAGCACAGTCATGATTTCTCCATTTTTACCCATACGTTCTTTGATGGTTCCATTCCAAGAGTTTTCGTCATGATTGGTCACAAAATTCATTAAAATATCATCTGCTTCGTAACGCTCTGCATCTGTTGTCATCATCTCTGTCCACGCTGTTGCGTCTTTTTCACCTTTAGCTATGGCATTCATCGCATGATGCCTGTCCCAACCATAAGCCATATCAAATAATCCATCTTTTAATAATTCTGGTTCCCAAGCTTCAGCTAGCATAAAAATATCTTTTTGAGCACGTAATTTAGGGATAGCTTGCTCCCAAAAATCTGTTGGTACAGAACCTGCTACATCACATCTAAATCCATCAACACCTTCTTTTGTAATCCAATAACTCATGTCTTCAATCATCTCTTTACGCATGTCTTGGTTGTCGTAATTTAAATCGGCAACGTCTGTCCAATCGGTACCTTCAGGATGCACGACTTCTCCTTTATCATTTTGTGTGTAATAGTCTGGATTAGTTTTTAACCATTCATGATCCCAACCTGTGTGATTAGGAACCCAATCTAAAATGACATAAATCCCATTATCGTGAGCTGTTTTTATTAAACTTCTAAAGTCTTCAATTGTTCCAAATTCTGGATTGATTTTAGTAAAATCTGATACTGCATAATAACTTCCTAAATATTTGGCTTGTTCGTCTTCTGGGAAATCGGTTGCAAATTTACTGTCTGCTCCACCTGTTGCTTTACGTTTGGTTTCTGAAATAGGAAATACTGGCATTAACCAAATGACTTTTACGCCTAATTGTTTTAACTGAGGAATGTCTTTAGTGAATTGCTCAAACGTCCCTTCAGGTGAGTATTGACGTATGTTAGCTTCGTAAATAACAGCAGTTTCTAGATCTGAATCTGAAATAGGTTGAAGCTTTTGTTTTTCTTCTGAAACTGGTTTTGTTTCCGTTTGTTTCTGCTCATCTTTACAAGCAAATGCTACAATTAATAAGGCTAATACAATTACTTTTTTCATGTGTTTGTTATTTTAATTCTTCTAATAAAATGATGTTTTGGTTTGATGTAATTTTGACTGTTCCATTTTTAACTTCAAAATGTTCTCCTGAATAAAAATCTCTTACTTTTTGTCCTTCTTTAAAAACTGAAGACACATTTAAGATTTGTAATTCTTTTGGAAAATCTATAGCAACTATAACTTGATCTTTAAAATCACCATTTGTATATACTCTACTAAATATGTAAGGTGATTCACTAATCATTAGATGTTGTCCTGCTCCAATTGCTGGATGATTAAGTCTAAACTGACCCAGTTTTTGCCAATGGATAAGCAAATCTTGGTGTTGTGACATCTCATTCCAATTCATAAAACTACGTAAGGTGGCATCACCAACTGTACCTTCAATAGTTAAGTCTCTTGCAGTTTCATCTCCATAATAGATTTGAGACGTACCAGGTGATAGTAATAATCGGGTTGCAGTTTCAAATGTTTTTTCTCTGTTTTTATCAAACGGTTGTCCATCGTCATGCGACGTTAAATAGTTTAAAACGCCATAACCTTTTAAGTCACTATTTAATATCGTATTATAACGATTAAACTGTTCTTCATAGGATTGTTGTTGTGCGTTCCATTTCATTTCAAAATTGATTAAGCTATTAAATGCTTTATCAAAATAATTGACTTTTTTGTCTCCAAAATCGAACGCTTTTCCAGCTGAAATTCCGTAATTATATACTTCTCCTGTTAAATAAAACCCATTATTATCTAAGACCTTATTTGGGTTTTGCTGCTTAAATTCTGCGAAAGCGTTATCACAAACCTCTCTAAATTCTTGCCACACAAATTCCTCAGTGTGCTTAACTGTATCGACTCTATAACCATCAATTCCAAAGTCTGTAATATAATCGCTTAACCACTTCATGATATAAAAACGAGGTGCACGTGGATAACCTGTTTTTTTGAAAAATGCGTCTAATTCTGCAACTTCTTGCTCATAACGACCTTCGTCTTTCCATTTTTGAACTAATTGAGGAGGTAATTCTACTGCATTGTTGCTTTCGGTTTTAATATCTGGAAGATTTTTAACCAGTGTACAGGTTATTGTGTTATCATAATTATCATAACGACATTGTGGCTGAGTTCTAACCCAATCGTTTGGCCAAACGGGATCCTTTTCTGTGACTGGACCTGTGTGATTAATAACAGCATCTAACAGAACCCTGATGCCTTTTTTATGCGCAGCATCTACCAAATTTTTTAAATCATCTTTTGTACCCAAATTAGCATCAATGTTAGTCCAATCTTTGGTCCAATATCCATGAAAACCATACGTCAATCCAGTTCCTTCATCTGTTCCGCCATGTATTTGCTCTACAATTGGTGACATCCAAATAGCGTTAACACCTAAATTGGTAAAGTAACCTTCCTCTATTTTTTGGGTAACACCTTTTAAATCGCCTCCTTCAAAACCACGTAACACTGCTGTTTCTTTAGTCCTACCGTAATTAACATCGTTGGTTTTGTCGCCATTATTAAAACGATCCGTTAATAAGAAATATACATTTGCGGCTTCCCAAACAAAAGGTGTTTGTGCTTCTTCTTTTTGTTGATGTTGTGCCAAATCTTGACTCGTCTTTTTATCTGATTTGCAAGAAAAAAGTACAATTATTAAAAGTGTTATTATTGGTTTTAAATTTTTCATGTTTCTATATTTAATGTGGATTCCTGCTTTCGCAGGAATGACAAAATCACTAATATTTTATTTGTGTTTCAACGTCATTTGAGGTATTCCAATTGACTTGAAAAGTCAATGTTTTATCAACCTTATTATAAGTGAATTCTATTTTTTTTCTATTGAATTTTATACGTTTTGGTGACTTCGGAAAATTGTGAATTATCACATCTATTGTTTTAGTTGATTCTACGTAATTTGCACCTGTTTCAGCCTCAAATTCTATATCTAAACGGTTTTTGCAAGATTCAGCTTCAAACTCTAAAATTTCATATTGTCCTTTTTCAAAAGCGTCTTTGGTGTTTCCATCATCATTGTAAAGTGTTTGAACACTTTCTTTTATTGAAGCATCAAAATAGTAGTGTAAATCGAAGTTGTTTCCGTTATATTCTGCTGTACTTTGCATTGGTTTTGCGGTAGGAATAAATGCACCACCACGAACGTAAGTTGGGATGTAATTGTCTTCAGTTTTTACTGAAAGACTTTGTCCTCCTTCCACTTTTTCATCTGTATAATAATTGAACCAGTTGCTGTTTTTTGGAAAGTATACCTCAG is a window of Olleya sp. YS DNA encoding:
- a CDS encoding alpha-amylase family glycosyl hydrolase gives rise to the protein MKKVIVLALLIVAFACKDEQKQTETKPVSEEKQKLQPISDSDLETAVIYEANIRQYSPEGTFEQFTKDIPQLKQLGVKVIWLMPVFPISETKRKATGGADSKFATDFPEDEQAKYLGSYYAVSDFTKINPEFGTIEDFRSLIKTAHDNGIYVILDWVPNHTGWDHEWLKTNPDYYTQNDKGEVVHPEGTDWTDVADLNYDNQDMRKEMIEDMSYWITKEGVDGFRCDVAGSVPTDFWEQAIPKLRAQKDIFMLAEAWEPELLKDGLFDMAYGWDRHHAMNAIAKGEKDATAWTEMMTTDAERYEADDILMNFVTNHDENSWNGTIKERMGKNGEIMTVLSYLTPGMPLIYSGQEYDLDHRLLFFEKDSFPHTKARTWKLLQKLAQLKQTNSALHGGKQAATFTPIDSGKNVIAFSRTNGTNEVLFVANVSSENIKTSLPQQGNYLDYMSNNTLELKGDAIALDANTYKVLVKQ
- a CDS encoding alpha-amylase family glycosyl hydrolase — translated: MKNLKPIITLLIIVLFSCKSDKKTSQDLAQHQQKEEAQTPFVWEAANVYFLLTDRFNNGDKTNDVNYGRTKETAVLRGFEGGDLKGVTQKIEEGYFTNLGVNAIWMSPIVEQIHGGTDEGTGLTYGFHGYWTKDWTNIDANLGTKDDLKNLVDAAHKKGIRVLLDAVINHTGPVTEKDPVWPNDWVRTQPQCRYDNYDNTITCTLVKNLPDIKTESNNAVELPPQLVQKWKDEGRYEQEVAELDAFFKKTGYPRAPRFYIMKWLSDYITDFGIDGYRVDTVKHTEEFVWQEFREVCDNAFAEFKQQNPNKVLDNNGFYLTGEVYNYGISAGKAFDFGDKKVNYFDKAFNSLINFEMKWNAQQQSYEEQFNRYNTILNSDLKGYGVLNYLTSHDDGQPFDKNREKTFETATRLLLSPGTSQIYYGDETARDLTIEGTVGDATLRSFMNWNEMSQHQDLLIHWQKLGQFRLNHPAIGAGQHLMISESPYIFSRVYTNGDFKDQVIVAIDFPKELQILNVSSVFKEGQKVRDFYSGEHFEVKNGTVKITSNQNIILLEELK